One Engraulis encrasicolus isolate BLACKSEA-1 chromosome 5, IST_EnEncr_1.0, whole genome shotgun sequence DNA segment encodes these proteins:
- the lyplal1 gene encoding lysophospholipase-like protein 1, giving the protein MAASQKLQRCVVSQTGKHSASIIFLHGSGDTGLGLRAWVRDTFHLAFPHIRIIYPTAPPRPYTPMRGAVSNVWFDRYKISRDCPEHLESVDAMCSSLGSIVQDEIQAGIPKDRIVIGGFSMGGAMALHLACRHHPDVGGVFALSSFLNKDSVVYQAVEDRQAAGMPELLQVHGASDELVLHEWGEQTSALLRRAGMSVSFHTLPGLQHQLCAPELQLLRAWLVRKLPPLDQETQEDD; this is encoded by the exons ATGGCTGCTTCCCAGAAATTGCAGAGGTGTGTTGTGTCTCAAACAGGAAAACATTCTGCATCGATAATCTTCCTCCATGGCTCAG gAGACACGGGCTTGGGTCTCCGGGCATGGGTCCGAGACACGTTTCACTTGGCGTTCCCCCACATCAGAATAATCTATCCCACGGCTCCCCCCAG ACCCTACACACCAATGCGAGGGGCTGTGTCGAATGTGTGGTTTGACCGCTACAAGATCTCCAGGGACTGCCCCGAGCACCTGGAGTCTGTGGATGCCATGTGCTCCAGTCTGGGCTCCATCGTCCAGGACGAAATCCAGGCTGGCATCCCCAAAGACAGGATAGTCATTG GTGGGTTCTCCATGGGGGGAGCCATGGCTTTGCACCTGGCCTGTAGGCACCACCCAGATGTTGGAGGGGTCTTCGCACTGTCCAGCTTCCTCAACAAGGACTCAGTCGTCTATCAG GCGGTGGAGGATCGCCAGGCCGCCGGCATGCCAGAGCTTTTGCAGGTCCACGGTGCCAGTGACGAGCTGGTGCTGCACGAGTGGGGCGAGCAGACCAGCGCCCTCTTGAGGCGGGCGGGCATGAGCGTCTCCTTCCACACCCTGCCAGGGCTCCAGCACCAGCTCTGCGCCCCAGAACTGCAGCTGCTCCGGGCCTGGCTGGTGCGCAAGCTGCCCCCCCTCGACCAGGAGACCCAGGAGGATGACTAG